From Pseudomonas sp. G.S.17, the proteins below share one genomic window:
- the mrdA gene encoding penicillin-binding protein 2, whose protein sequence is MSQPIRLKDHEKDARLVRGRVVVGAVAVVVLICVLVARLYFLQVIQYEYHSTLSENNRVHVQPIPPSRGLIFDRNGVVVADNRPSFSLSMTRERSGDWSQVLDTIVEVLELTPDDRSIFEKRMKQGRRPFEPVPILFELTEEQIARVAVNQFRLPGVEVVAQLVRHYPEGSHFAHSVGYMGRINEKELKSLDPVAYSGTHHIGKTGIERFYEPELHGQVGYEEVETNARGRVLRVLKRTDPVPGKDIVLSLDIKLQQAAEAALGGRRGAIVALDPATGEVLAMVSAPSFDPNLFVTGISFKAYAELRDSIDRPLFNRVLRGLYPPGSTIKPAVAIAGLDSGVVTASTRVFDPGFYQLPNYDHKYRNWNRTGDGWVDLDTAIMRSNDTYFYDLAHKIGIDRLATYMNKFGIGQKVSLDMFEESPGLMPSRDWKRATRRQAWFPGETLILGIGQGYMQATPLQLAQATALVANKGKWNRPHLAKTIEGQPPVDENPMPDIVLRDPSDWAKVNHGMQQVMHGARGTARKAAIGAQYRIAGKSGTAQVVAIKQGEKYDRSKVQERHRDHALFVGFAPADNPKIVVAVMVENGESGSGVAAPVVRQVMDAWLLNPDGTLKPEYAGLTPVETAASAREE, encoded by the coding sequence ATGTCTCAGCCGATCCGCCTAAAAGACCATGAGAAAGACGCACGTCTGGTGCGCGGCCGGGTCGTGGTCGGAGCTGTGGCTGTCGTAGTGCTGATTTGCGTGCTGGTGGCGCGGCTGTATTTCCTGCAGGTCATCCAGTACGAGTATCACTCGACCCTGTCGGAAAACAACCGGGTTCATGTCCAGCCGATCCCTCCCAGCCGGGGCTTGATCTTTGACCGCAATGGCGTGGTGGTGGCCGATAACCGGCCCAGTTTCAGCCTGAGCATGACCCGCGAGCGTTCCGGCGACTGGTCCCAGGTGCTCGATACCATCGTCGAAGTGCTGGAGCTGACGCCGGACGACCGTTCCATTTTCGAAAAACGCATGAAGCAAGGGCGACGGCCGTTTGAGCCGGTGCCGATTCTGTTTGAGCTCACCGAAGAACAAATTGCCAGAGTGGCCGTCAACCAGTTCCGCCTTCCGGGCGTTGAAGTGGTGGCGCAGCTGGTGCGGCATTATCCCGAGGGGTCGCATTTTGCGCACTCGGTGGGTTACATGGGCCGGATCAACGAGAAAGAGCTGAAAAGCCTCGATCCCGTGGCCTATAGCGGCACCCATCACATTGGCAAGACTGGCATCGAGCGTTTCTACGAACCCGAACTGCATGGTCAGGTCGGCTACGAAGAAGTCGAAACCAATGCCCGGGGTCGTGTGTTGCGTGTCCTCAAACGGACCGATCCGGTGCCGGGCAAGGACATCGTGCTCAGCCTCGACATAAAACTGCAGCAAGCCGCAGAAGCGGCGCTGGGCGGGCGTCGCGGCGCAATCGTCGCCCTCGACCCAGCGACGGGCGAAGTCCTGGCGATGGTCAGTGCGCCGAGTTTCGACCCGAACCTGTTCGTGACCGGTATCAGCTTCAAGGCCTACGCTGAACTGCGCGATTCGATTGATAGACCGCTGTTCAACCGAGTTCTGCGCGGCCTGTATCCGCCAGGATCGACCATCAAACCCGCCGTGGCGATTGCCGGTTTGGACTCCGGTGTGGTGACCGCTTCGACACGGGTCTTCGACCCCGGCTTCTATCAGCTGCCCAATTACGATCACAAATACCGCAACTGGAACCGTACCGGCGATGGCTGGGTCGATCTGGACACCGCGATCATGCGCTCCAATGACACCTATTTTTACGATTTGGCGCACAAGATCGGCATCGACCGACTGGCCACGTATATGAACAAGTTCGGCATCGGCCAAAAAGTGTCGCTGGACATGTTCGAAGAGTCTCCTGGCCTGATGCCATCCCGGGACTGGAAGCGCGCGACCCGCCGCCAGGCCTGGTTCCCTGGCGAGACCTTGATCCTCGGGATCGGTCAGGGCTACATGCAGGCCACGCCGTTGCAACTGGCCCAGGCCACTGCGCTGGTGGCCAACAAGGGCAAGTGGAATCGTCCGCATCTGGCCAAAACCATCGAAGGCCAGCCGCCTGTTGATGAAAACCCGATGCCGGACATCGTGCTGCGCGATCCGTCGGATTGGGCCAAGGTCAACCATGGCATGCAGCAGGTCATGCACGGTGCGCGCGGCACGGCCCGCAAGGCGGCGATTGGCGCGCAGTACCGGATTGCCGGGAAAAGCGGTACCGCCCAGGTCGTGGCGATCAAGCAAGGCGAAAAATATGACCGCTCCAAGGTTCAAGAGCGCCATCGAGACCACGCCTTGTTCGTAGGTTTCGCGCCAGCCGACAACCCGAAGATCGTGGTCGCCGTCATGGTGGAGAACGGCGAGTCGGGTTCCGGCGTCGCTGCTCCCGTGGTTCGTCAGGTCATGGACGCCTGGCTGCTCAATCCCGACGGCACGCTCAAGCCTGAGTACGCCGGCCTAACACCTGTGGAGACTGCGGCCAGTGCCCGTGAAGAGTAA
- the rlmH gene encoding 23S rRNA (pseudouridine(1915)-N(3))-methyltransferase RlmH yields MRLRLIAVGSRMPKWVEEGWHEYAKRLPSELALDLVEIPLNTRGKNADVARFIRQEGEAMLAKVQPGERIVTLEVHGKPWSTEQLAVELERWRLDSRTVNFMVGGPEGLAPEVCARSDQRWSLSPLTLPHPLVRILIGEQIYRAWTVLSGHPYHK; encoded by the coding sequence GTGCGTCTGCGTCTGATCGCGGTCGGTTCGCGCATGCCCAAGTGGGTGGAGGAAGGTTGGCACGAGTATGCCAAGCGTCTGCCATCCGAACTGGCGCTCGATCTGGTGGAGATTCCGCTCAATACCCGTGGCAAGAATGCCGACGTGGCGCGCTTCATCCGTCAGGAAGGCGAAGCCATGCTGGCCAAAGTGCAGCCGGGCGAGCGGATCGTGACCCTTGAGGTCCACGGCAAACCCTGGAGCACCGAGCAACTGGCGGTTGAGCTTGAGCGCTGGCGTCTGGACTCGCGTACTGTGAACTTCATGGTCGGCGGGCCCGAAGGGCTGGCGCCGGAAGTCTGCGCGCGCAGTGATCAGCGCTGGTCATTGTCGCCGCTGACCCTGCCGCATCCGCTGGTGCGCATCCTGATTGGCGAGCAGATCTACCGCGCCTGGACAGTTCTGTCCGGGCACCCTTATCACAAATAG
- the rsfS gene encoding ribosome silencing factor, whose translation MTKQKMSSEEVVQIAIAALEDVKGTDIQTIDVRDKTSIADYMLICTGTSNRQLNALVDSVRDKVKAAGLKSLSEEGKGDSDWVLLDLGDVIVHVMTANARQFYDLERLWQGAEQSRAADAKHHSPEVGHEHFNKLNKDQQ comes from the coding sequence ATGACAAAGCAAAAAATGAGCAGTGAAGAAGTCGTCCAGATTGCAATTGCAGCGCTGGAAGACGTCAAAGGCACCGACATTCAAACCATCGATGTACGCGACAAAACCAGCATCGCCGACTACATGCTGATCTGCACCGGTACTTCCAACCGTCAGTTGAACGCACTGGTTGATAGCGTGCGTGACAAGGTCAAGGCTGCCGGCCTGAAATCGCTGAGCGAAGAAGGCAAGGGCGACAGCGACTGGGTGCTGCTGGACCTGGGTGACGTCATCGTTCACGTGATGACCGCCAATGCCCGTCAGTTCTATGACCTTGAGCGTCTGTGGCAGGGTGCTGAGCAAAGCCGTGCGGCGGATGCCAAGCACCACAGCCCTGAAGTTGGCCATGAGCATTTCAACAAGCTCAACAAAGACCAGCAGTAA
- the nadD gene encoding nicotinate-nucleotide adenylyltransferase, whose protein sequence is MPKRIGILGGTFDPVHIGHLRGALEVAALLELDELRLTPSARPPHRDTPSVSAQDRLAMVECAVVGVPPLTVDDRELKRDKPSYTIDTLESTRAELAAQDQLFLLLGWDAFCGLPTWHRWDELLEHCHIVVLQRPDADSESPDAMRNLLAARAVSDPKALKGPGGHITFVWQTPLSVSATQIRQLLASGKSVRYLVPDAVLAYIEAHGLYHAPKN, encoded by the coding sequence ATGCCCAAACGCATCGGGATTCTGGGTGGCACCTTTGACCCCGTGCACATCGGTCATTTGCGCGGTGCGCTGGAAGTCGCCGCGTTGCTTGAACTGGATGAGTTACGCCTGACGCCCAGCGCCCGGCCGCCTCATCGCGATACGCCGAGTGTGTCTGCGCAGGATCGTCTGGCGATGGTCGAATGCGCGGTTGTCGGCGTGCCGCCCTTGACGGTGGATGACCGCGAGTTGAAGCGGGACAAGCCGTCCTACACCATTGATACGCTGGAATCGACGCGGGCCGAGCTGGCCGCGCAGGACCAGTTATTCCTGTTGCTGGGTTGGGATGCCTTTTGTGGGCTGCCAACCTGGCATCGTTGGGATGAACTGTTGGAGCACTGCCATATCGTGGTGCTGCAGCGCCCGGACGCGGACAGCGAGTCGCCGGATGCCATGCGCAATCTGCTGGCGGCACGCGCAGTCAGCGATCCGAAGGCCCTGAAAGGGCCGGGCGGACACATTACATTCGTCTGGCAGACACCGTTATCCGTGTCTGCCACCCAGATCCGCCAACTGCTGGCCAGCGGGAAGTCGGTACGTTATCTGGTGCCAGACGCGGTACTGGCCTATATCGAAGCGCACGGGCTGTACCATGCGCCGAAAAACTGA
- a CDS encoding glutamate-5-semialdehyde dehydrogenase: MTESVLDYMTRLGQAAREASRVIGRASTAQKNRALLATAAALDDARAQLSAANDMDLAAGRANGLEPAMLERLALTPARIDSMIVGLRQVANLPDPIGAIRDMSFRPSGIQVGKMRVPLGVVGIIYESRPNVTIDAASLCLKSGNATILRGGSEAIHSNQAIAACIQRGLAEAGLPAAVVQVVETTDRAAVGALITMPEFVDVIVPRGGKGLIERVSRDARVPVIKHLDGICHVYVSAHADLPKAQRIAFNAKTYRYGICGAMETLLVDQTIAAEFLPQMAAQFREKGVELRGCERTRELIEANVATEEDWNTEYLAAILSIRIVTGLDQAIEHINHYGSHHSDAIVSDHQGQVRRFMAEVDSSSVMVNAPTSFADGFEYGLGAEIGISTDKLHARGPVGLEGLTCEKYIVIGDGQLRGQEPA, translated from the coding sequence ATGACTGAGTCTGTTCTTGACTACATGACCCGCCTGGGTCAAGCCGCCCGCGAAGCTTCGCGAGTGATCGGCCGTGCCAGCACTGCGCAGAAAAACCGCGCGCTATTGGCCACCGCTGCCGCTCTGGATGACGCCCGCGCTCAATTGTCTGCTGCCAATGACATGGACCTGGCCGCCGGCCGCGCCAATGGTCTTGAGCCGGCAATGCTTGAGCGTCTGGCCCTGACCCCCGCACGGATCGACAGCATGATCGTCGGGTTGCGTCAGGTAGCGAACCTTCCGGACCCGATCGGCGCGATCCGCGACATGAGCTTTCGCCCGTCCGGTATTCAGGTGGGCAAGATGCGCGTGCCGCTGGGCGTGGTCGGGATCATCTACGAGTCGCGGCCCAACGTGACCATCGATGCCGCGAGCCTGTGCCTGAAGTCTGGCAACGCGACCATCCTGCGCGGGGGTTCCGAGGCGATTCATTCGAACCAGGCGATTGCCGCCTGCATCCAGCGCGGCCTGGCCGAAGCCGGTTTGCCGGCTGCCGTCGTTCAGGTAGTGGAAACCACAGACCGCGCCGCCGTCGGTGCGTTGATCACCATGCCCGAGTTCGTCGACGTCATCGTGCCGCGTGGCGGCAAAGGCTTGATCGAACGCGTCAGCCGTGACGCACGGGTGCCGGTCATCAAGCATCTGGACGGCATTTGCCACGTGTATGTCAGCGCTCATGCGGATTTGCCGAAAGCTCAGCGCATTGCGTTCAACGCCAAGACTTATCGTTACGGGATATGTGGCGCCATGGAAACCCTGCTGGTCGATCAGACCATCGCAGCCGAGTTCCTGCCGCAGATGGCTGCCCAGTTCCGCGAAAAAGGCGTTGAACTGCGTGGTTGCGAGCGTACCCGCGAGTTGATCGAGGCGAACGTTGCCACCGAAGAAGACTGGAATACCGAGTACCTGGCAGCGATTCTGTCGATCCGGATCGTGACCGGGCTGGATCAGGCCATCGAACACATCAATCACTATGGCTCGCATCACAGCGATGCCATCGTCTCCGATCATCAGGGACAAGTGCGGCGCTTCATGGCCGAAGTCGACTCCAGTTCGGTGATGGTCAACGCACCGACCAGCTTCGCTGATGGCTTCGAATACGGATTGGGTGCCGAGATCGGCATTTCTACTGATAAGCTGCACGCCCGCGGTCCGGTCGGTCTCGAAGGTCTGACCTGCGAGAAGTACATCGTGATCGGTGATGGCCAGCTGCGTGGACAGGAGCCAGCCTGA
- a CDS encoding DNA-3-methyladenine glycosylase translates to MPDALPDSFFHRDAQVLARALLGKVIRHKVGKLWLAARIIETEAYYCAEKGSHASLGYTEKRKALFLDGGHIYMYYARGGDSLNFSAEGPGNAVLIKSAFPWVDDVSDANSLAQMQLNNPDASGAIRPAERLCSGQTLLCKALGLKVPMWDARRFDPEQLLVEDVNQNPRQIIQTTRLGIPTGRDEHLLYRFVDAQYARFCTRNPLRRGQVEGRDYFLIDQGK, encoded by the coding sequence ATGCCTGACGCCCTTCCCGACAGTTTTTTCCATCGCGACGCACAAGTGCTGGCCCGAGCGCTGTTGGGCAAGGTGATTCGACATAAGGTCGGCAAACTCTGGCTGGCGGCGCGGATTATCGAGACCGAAGCCTATTACTGCGCCGAGAAAGGCAGTCACGCGTCGCTGGGCTACACCGAGAAGCGCAAAGCACTGTTTCTCGACGGTGGTCACATCTATATGTATTACGCCCGGGGCGGCGACTCACTGAACTTCAGTGCCGAAGGCCCGGGCAATGCAGTGCTGATCAAATCCGCCTTCCCATGGGTCGACGACGTATCGGACGCCAACAGCCTTGCGCAAATGCAATTGAATAACCCGGACGCCAGCGGCGCGATCCGCCCAGCCGAACGGCTGTGTTCCGGCCAGACCCTGCTGTGCAAGGCGCTGGGCCTGAAAGTGCCGATGTGGGACGCCAGGCGCTTCGATCCCGAGCAACTGCTGGTCGAGGACGTAAACCAGAACCCGCGTCAGATTATTCAGACCACACGCCTGGGCATCCCGACCGGCCGTGACGAACATCTTCTGTACCGCTTCGTCGACGCTCAATACGCTCGCTTCTGTACGCGGAACCCGCTGCGCCGTGGTCAGGTCGAAGGCCGCGACTACTTTTTAATCGATCAAGGAAAATGA
- a CDS encoding bifunctional DedA family/phosphatase PAP2 family protein, translated as MGPWLDSITGWLAANPSWLSVAIFVVAFIECLAIAGIIVPGTVLLFAVAALAGSGVLPLGEVLLLGFVGGLLGDAISYFLGRKFHQNIRRLPGLRHHPEWIGGAETYFQRYGIASLLVGRFIGPLRPMLPMVAGMFDMPFPRFAAVSVIAAAGWSIVYLLPGWAAGAAVRLPLPEGFWPQAAVVGGGMAVLLAVAVQSSLRAKRYATKVIAVVAGIMLGGLFLGWPYLTRFDNGLMTLVQEHRSAAVDDFVIVVTGLGDFRTQFFAAALLLALLLITRQWRHALFAGATTLGCAIVNGSMKYIFARARPEVLLEPLTTYSMPSGHSSAAFGLFMTLAVLAGRGQPVRLRLTWLLLGGIPALSIAMSRVYLGVHWPTDVLAGMMLAFCVCAASLAFVQRDTSLNALPVRVWWLILPALVALFSAFALHSLPHAILRYQY; from the coding sequence ATGGGGCCATGGCTCGATAGCATCACCGGTTGGCTGGCGGCAAACCCTTCGTGGCTGAGCGTGGCCATTTTCGTGGTGGCATTTATCGAGTGTCTGGCCATCGCCGGGATCATCGTGCCCGGCACGGTTTTGCTGTTTGCCGTCGCCGCTTTGGCGGGTAGCGGCGTGCTGCCGCTGGGTGAAGTCTTGCTGCTGGGGTTTGTCGGCGGATTGCTGGGCGATGCGATTTCTTATTTCCTGGGCCGCAAGTTTCACCAAAACATCCGCCGCCTGCCGGGCCTGCGCCATCACCCCGAATGGATCGGCGGCGCCGAGACTTACTTTCAGCGCTACGGCATTGCCAGCTTGCTGGTCGGGCGCTTCATCGGTCCGCTACGGCCCATGCTGCCGATGGTGGCCGGCATGTTCGACATGCCATTCCCGCGCTTCGCCGCGGTCAGCGTCATCGCGGCGGCGGGATGGTCGATTGTCTACCTGCTGCCGGGTTGGGCCGCAGGTGCGGCGGTTCGTCTGCCGTTGCCGGAAGGTTTCTGGCCGCAGGCAGCGGTGGTCGGTGGCGGCATGGCCGTGCTGCTCGCCGTGGCTGTGCAAAGCAGTCTGCGCGCCAAGCGTTACGCCACCAAGGTCATTGCGGTGGTCGCCGGGATCATGTTGGGCGGCCTGTTTCTCGGCTGGCCGTACCTGACCCGGTTCGATAACGGGCTGATGACCCTGGTGCAAGAACATCGCAGCGCCGCAGTCGATGACTTTGTGATCGTCGTGACCGGGCTGGGAGATTTCCGCACGCAGTTTTTTGCCGCTGCGCTGTTGCTGGCCCTGCTGCTGATCACCAGACAATGGCGTCATGCCCTGTTTGCCGGGGCCACGACCCTGGGTTGCGCCATCGTCAATGGCAGCATGAAATACATCTTCGCCCGCGCCCGCCCGGAAGTGCTGCTCGAACCCCTCACCACTTACAGCATGCCCAGCGGTCACAGTTCGGCGGCGTTTGGCTTGTTCATGACCCTGGCGGTGCTGGCTGGTCGCGGGCAACCGGTGCGCTTGCGCCTGACCTGGCTGTTGTTGGGCGGCATACCGGCGCTGTCGATTGCCATGTCACGGGTGTATCTGGGCGTGCACTGGCCGACGGACGTACTGGCCGGGATGATGCTGGCGTTCTGCGTGTGCGCCGCCAGCCTGGCCTTCGTCCAGCGCGACACGTCGTTGAACGCCCTGCCGGTGCGGGTCTGGTGGCTGATCCTGCCGGCGCTGGTCGCGCTGTTCAGCGCCTTTGCCTTGCATTCGCTGCCCCATGCGATCTTGCGCTATCAGTATTGA
- a CDS encoding LON peptidase substrate-binding domain-containing protein — MTLPLFPLNAVLFPGCVLDLQLFEARYLDMISRCMKQGEGFGVVCITEGKEVGEVPAGYSLIGCEALVRDFQQQDNGLLGIRVEGGRRFRVLSTETQRDQLLLAQVQWLDEPQERPLQEEDADLVALLAALAEHPMVAALNMGLTASGQQSLANQLAYLLPFTEEDKIELLEIDDAEERLDAIQDLLDEMQGDLQA, encoded by the coding sequence ATGACGTTGCCGCTTTTTCCACTTAACGCTGTGCTGTTTCCGGGTTGCGTGCTTGATCTGCAACTGTTCGAAGCGCGCTATCTGGACATGATCAGCCGCTGCATGAAACAAGGCGAAGGCTTTGGCGTGGTGTGCATCACCGAAGGTAAAGAAGTCGGTGAGGTACCGGCGGGTTATTCACTGATCGGCTGCGAGGCATTGGTGCGTGACTTCCAGCAACAGGACAATGGCCTGCTGGGTATTCGCGTGGAGGGCGGGCGGCGTTTTCGCGTGCTCAGCACCGAGACCCAGCGCGACCAATTGCTGCTCGCCCAGGTGCAATGGCTGGACGAGCCGCAAGAGCGGCCATTACAGGAAGAAGATGCCGATCTGGTCGCCTTGCTCGCCGCCCTGGCCGAGCATCCGATGGTGGCTGCGCTGAACATGGGCCTGACCGCCAGCGGCCAGCAGTCACTGGCCAATCAGTTGGCGTATCTGCTGCCGTTCACCGAGGAAGACAAGATCGAGTTGCTGGAAATCGATGACGCCGAAGAGCGTCTCGATGCGATCCAGGATCTGCTCGATGAAATGCAAGGCGATCTGCAGGCCTGA
- a CDS encoding LrgB family protein, with product MSLDWHGAAMSVIHHPLFGIAITLGAYQLVLAGYEKTRWVFLQPVLVSMLVVIGVLLSCGLSYAEYRKSTEILSILLGPATVALAVPLFLNLRRIRQLLWPTLTTLVVGGVFATGLCVLLGWLFGADHMILMTMAPKSVTSPIAMLVAEQIGGVAALAAVFVLITGVIGAIFGPGLLTLAGVQNPAARGMALGLTAHAVGTSAALQEGEECGAFAALAMSLMGVATALFLPLAVSLVV from the coding sequence ATGAGTCTCGACTGGCACGGCGCCGCGATGTCGGTGATTCATCATCCGTTGTTCGGCATCGCTATTACCCTTGGCGCTTATCAGCTGGTGCTGGCTGGCTACGAGAAAACCCGCTGGGTGTTTTTGCAGCCGGTGCTGGTGTCGATGCTGGTGGTCATTGGCGTTTTGCTCAGTTGTGGCCTGAGCTACGCCGAATATCGCAAGAGCACGGAAATCCTCAGCATTCTGCTCGGCCCGGCGACGGTGGCGCTGGCGGTGCCGCTTTTTCTGAATTTGCGCAGGATTCGACAGTTGTTGTGGCCGACTTTAACTACGCTGGTAGTGGGCGGCGTCTTCGCCACCGGGCTGTGCGTGCTGCTGGGCTGGCTGTTTGGCGCCGATCACATGATTCTGATGACCATGGCGCCCAAGTCGGTGACTTCGCCCATCGCCATGCTGGTCGCCGAGCAGATCGGCGGTGTGGCGGCGCTGGCGGCGGTGTTCGTGTTGATTACTGGCGTGATCGGGGCAATATTCGGTCCCGGTCTGCTGACCCTGGCCGGTGTGCAAAACCCCGCTGCCCGAGGGATGGCGCTGGGCCTTACTGCCCACGCGGTGGGTACCTCGGCGGCGTTGCAGGAAGGTGAGGAGTGCGGCGCATTTGCTGCACTGGCAATGAGTCTGATGGGTGTCGCGACTGCGTTGTTCTTGCCGCTCGCGGTGTCTTTGGTCGTTTAA
- a CDS encoding CidA/LrgA family protein gives MLLRGLTWLVLFQLLGTALNHLFLSILPGPIIGLVLMLVYLMVRGEVSEPISLAASSLLRYLPLLLVPPAVGVMVYAAAIAEDFWAIVGSLVLSLMIALTFAGWLMQKLIDRQARRQEPS, from the coding sequence ATGTTGTTACGGGGTTTGACCTGGCTGGTGCTGTTCCAATTGCTCGGCACTGCGCTCAATCATTTGTTCTTGTCGATACTGCCCGGGCCGATTATCGGGTTGGTGTTGATGCTGGTGTATCTCATGGTGCGCGGCGAGGTCAGCGAGCCGATCAGCCTGGCGGCCAGCAGTCTGCTGCGCTATCTGCCGTTGCTGCTGGTGCCGCCCGCCGTGGGCGTGATGGTCTACGCCGCGGCCATTGCCGAGGATTTCTGGGCCATCGTTGGCTCGCTGGTGTTGTCGCTGATGATTGCCCTGACGTTCGCCGGATGGCTGATGCAGAAACTCATCGACCGTCAGGCGCGCCGCCAGGAGCCATCATGA
- a CDS encoding MaoC family dehydratase, whose product MPFVPVTELKNYVGKELGYSEWLTIDQERINLFAEATGDFQFIHVDPVKAAQTPFGGTIAHGFLSLSLIPKLMENLLVMPEGLKMAINYGLDSVRFIQPVKVDSRVRLKVELTEVTEKKPGQWLLKATATLEIEGQEKPAFIAEPLSMCFV is encoded by the coding sequence ATGCCGTTTGTACCTGTTACCGAGCTCAAGAATTATGTCGGCAAGGAGCTGGGATATTCCGAATGGCTGACCATTGATCAGGAGCGCATCAACCTGTTCGCCGAAGCCACAGGTGATTTTCAGTTCATTCACGTGGACCCGGTCAAAGCCGCCCAGACGCCGTTCGGCGGGACCATCGCCCACGGTTTTCTGTCGTTGTCGCTGATCCCCAAGCTGATGGAAAACCTGCTGGTGATGCCCGAAGGCTTGAAGATGGCAATTAACTATGGCCTGGACAGCGTGCGTTTTATCCAGCCAGTGAAGGTCGACTCGCGCGTTCGTCTAAAAGTTGAACTGACCGAGGTGACCGAGAAAAAACCGGGGCAGTGGCTGCTCAAAGCCACGGCCACACTGGAGATCGAGGGCCAGGAGAAGCCAGCGTTCATCGCTGAACCCTTGTCCATGTGCTTCGTGTAA
- a CDS encoding C13 family peptidase, translating into MRALVPLALSLLIAACGDGEPLSPPDARLPDGGRYRGDVVNGLLQGQGRIDYPNGSWYAGQFQNGQWHGQGEWHASNGDVYKGGFANGLFDGHGTLTTSGGSYVGGFKLGRREGEGTLKEKGLTYRGAFKADQYDGLGRLELDDGSQYQGQFSRGKPNGEGQRSDASGNQFSGNFVNGQLQGVGSFNSADGDQYVGGFINNQLNGHGRYENSDGDVWVGMFKDGALNGRGELIGADGSHYVGEFGGWKFSGQGRLRLVDGSTYVGEFADDTYQGQGVLTSAQGTVQSGFWVNSQRVRDAQGKLLPDSLEVGMLAQGPLLDKALAAVPVSTPAVELFTLVVGGDGKQSVFLREADFVSNLLASRFGAYGQISLVNHRDHMIDRPLATRENISRAMRTLAQRSGPEDLVFIYLTSHGTQDHELVLDQPRIELADLPADELAAVMAPLKNRDKVVVISACYSGGFIPALKDERTLVITASREDRVSFGCSEEADFTYFGDALFAKALVATDDLQQAFNAAKDTVAEREIADNFDASEPQMWAPKGVIAHWNLLRKSQAERALNTVSTRKEAKTVGSH; encoded by the coding sequence ATGCGCGCGCTTGTTCCATTGGCTCTGTCACTCCTAATCGCTGCCTGCGGTGACGGCGAACCGCTGTCCCCACCCGACGCACGCCTGCCGGACGGCGGACGCTATCGCGGCGATGTGGTCAACGGTTTGCTGCAAGGCCAGGGACGAATCGATTACCCCAATGGCAGCTGGTACGCCGGGCAATTCCAGAATGGCCAGTGGCACGGCCAGGGCGAATGGCACGCGAGCAACGGCGACGTCTATAAAGGCGGCTTCGCCAATGGCCTGTTCGATGGGCACGGCACGCTGACCACCAGCGGCGGCAGCTATGTCGGCGGCTTCAAGCTGGGCCGCCGTGAAGGCGAAGGCACGCTCAAAGAGAAAGGCCTGACCTATCGCGGCGCATTCAAGGCTGACCAGTATGACGGCCTCGGTCGCCTCGAACTCGATGACGGTAGCCAGTATCAGGGCCAGTTCTCTCGTGGCAAACCCAATGGCGAAGGTCAGCGCAGCGACGCCAGCGGCAATCAATTCAGCGGCAACTTCGTCAATGGTCAGCTGCAAGGCGTCGGCAGCTTCAACAGCGCCGATGGCGATCAATACGTTGGCGGCTTCATCAACAACCAGCTCAACGGTCACGGCCGCTATGAAAACAGCGACGGCGACGTGTGGGTCGGGATGTTCAAGGACGGCGCGCTCAACGGCCGAGGAGAGTTGATCGGCGCTGATGGCAGCCACTATGTCGGCGAATTCGGCGGTTGGAAATTCTCCGGGCAAGGTCGTCTGCGACTGGTCGATGGCAGCACTTACGTGGGCGAGTTTGCCGATGATACTTATCAGGGCCAAGGCGTCCTGACCTCTGCGCAAGGCACGGTGCAGAGCGGTTTCTGGGTGAACAGCCAGCGCGTGCGTGACGCTCAGGGCAAACTTTTGCCTGACTCACTGGAAGTCGGCATGCTCGCCCAAGGCCCGTTGCTGGACAAAGCCTTGGCCGCCGTGCCTGTTTCAACCCCGGCCGTGGAGCTGTTCACCCTGGTGGTGGGCGGCGACGGCAAGCAAAGCGTATTTCTGCGCGAGGCCGATTTTGTCAGCAACCTGCTGGCCTCGCGATTCGGCGCTTACGGCCAGATCAGTCTGGTCAACCATCGCGACCACATGATCGACCGGCCGTTGGCGACCCGGGAAAACATCAGCCGCGCCATGCGCACCCTCGCGCAACGCAGCGGCCCGGAAGACCTGGTGTTCATTTACCTGACCAGCCACGGCACCCAGGACCACGAGCTGGTTCTGGATCAACCGCGTATCGAACTGGCCGATTTGCCCGCAGACGAACTGGCTGCCGTCATGGCACCTTTGAAAAACCGTGACAAGGTCGTGGTGATTTCGGCGTGTTATTCGGGCGGCTTCATTCCGGCCCTGAAAGACGAGCGCACGTTGGTAATTACTGCCTCCCGAGAAGACCGGGTTTCCTTCGGCTGCTCGGAAGAAGCGGACTTCACTTACTTCGGTGACGCGCTGTTTGCCAAGGCGCTGGTTGCAACCGACGACCTGCAGCAAGCGTTCAACGCGGCCAAAGATACCGTCGCCGAGCGGGAAATCGCTGACAATTTCGACGCTTCGGAACCGCAGATGTGGGCGCCCAAAGGCGTCATCGCGCACTGGAATCTGCTGCGCAAGAGCCAGGCGGAACGTGCACTCAATACGGTATCGACTCGCAAGGAAGCGAAGACCGTCGGCAGCCACTAA